TGCGGGCCCGCAGAGCGCGGCGCGCCGCGCGCGGGGCGGCGGGCGGTGAGGCTCTGATGGGGTTCGGCATGGCGGTGATGGCCGCGCCGACGGGAACCGGTGCGTGGGGGTCCGGGGCATGGGGGTCCACGGTGCTGCTGGCCGTCTTCTGCGCGGCCGCGCTGCACGCGCTCTGGCTGCTGCGCGGCGGTGCCCACCACGTCCACCACCTGGTGGGCTCCCTGGCCATGGTCTACATGACGGTGACGATGGGGACGGCCACGGGAGCGGGGGGCGGGCACGCCGGGCTCCACGGCGCGGGTCACGGCCAAGGGGCCGTCCAGGGACTGCCGTTGGTGACCGGCGCGCTGCTGCTCTACTTCGCCGGGTACGTGCTGCTGGGCGGGGCGCGGCTGGTGACGGCGGGCGGCGCACCGGTGACCGCGGCGGTCGCGGGAGGGCCGGTGGACGGCGCCGGGCGCGGGACGGCCGAGCTGACCCGGGCGTGCCGACTCGCCATGGGGATCGGGATGTTGGCCATGCTGCTCACCATGTGAGGACCCGCCCGCGGGGACGGGGCCGCCGACGTGTCGTGCGTCACCAATGAACCGCGGCCATACCCGTGGGTAGCCCCGCCCTCCTAAAATGCGCCCATGATGGTCCCCGCCGTTCTCCTGCTGCTCGGCGCCCTGATCTCCCTGCTCGCCCCCCGGCTGCTGGCCCGCGCCGAGTGGCCCGAGCGCGAGCCCGTGGTGGCCCTGTGGGTGTGGCAGTGCGTGGTGGCCGCGGTGCTCCTGTGCTTCGCGCTGTCGATGCTGCTGAGCGCGGCCGCCGCCTGGCTCGCGGTGCGCGGGCCGCTCTTCGCCTCCGCACCGCGCGGGGTGGTCGACGCGTACGGGCTGGGGGCGGGCGGTGGCCGCTGGGCCGCCGGGACCGCGCTGGTGCTCGCGGGCGGCGGGCTGTGGACCGGGGCGATGCTGGCCGCGGAGGTGCTGCGGGCGCGCTCGCGCAGGCGCGCCGAGCGGGCCGACATCCTGGTGCGGGCTCCGCTGCTGCCCGGGGAGGAGCCCGACAGCGGGCGCCTGGTCGTCCTGGAGGGGCGGCGGCCCGACGCCTGGTGGCTGGCGGGCACCGCGCCCCAGCTGGTCGTGACGACGGGTGCGCTCGGGCGGCTCAAGGGGCAGCAGCTGGACGCCGTACTCGCGCACGAGCAGGGGCACGCGGCGGCCCGGCACGACTGGCTGCTGCACTGCTCGCGGGCGCTGTCGGGGGCGTTCGGCCAGGTCCCGGTGTTCGCCGCGTTCGAGGCGGAGATGCACCGGCTGGTCGAGCTGGCCGCCGACGACGTGGCCTCGCGGCGGTACGGGCGCCTCACCGTGGCGCTGGCGCTGGTCGGGCTGAACGAGGACCGCGGGGTGTTCGGGCCCGGCCCGGCCCCGGACGGCCACGTCCCCCAGCGGGTCCGCCGACTGCTGGCGGCCACGCCCCGGCTCTCCGCCGTACGACGGCTGCGGCTGACCGCGCTGGCGGCGCTCGTGCCGGTGGTTCCGGTGCTGGTGGCGTTCGTACCCGGGCTCAGCACCCTCACGTAGCCCCACGTGGCGCTGCGCCGGCATCCGGCCGGGAACGGCCGACGGTGGGCGATCCCCCGCGTCGCCCACCGCCAGTCGGCCCGTGCGCTGAGTATATTGGCTCTGAGCCAGTCAACGCAGGAGTAAGCATGGTCCCGCGCAGCGCATCGGTCAATGAAGAATTGCGCAGGCGTTCCCGGGAGAGGCTGCTCCAGGCCACCGTCGAACTCGTCGGCGAACGCGGTTACGAGGCCACGACCCTCGGGGACATCGCGGACCGGGCGGGCACGGCGCGCGGCCTGGTGTCGTACTACTTCCCGGGCAAGCGCCAGCTGTTGCAGTCGGCGGTGCACCGCCTCATGTACCGCACCCTGCGCGCGGCGCTGGAGCGCGAGCCGCGGCCCACGGGAGCGGAGGCGGGGCGGGAGCTGCTGGCCCGGGCGATCGACGCGATCCTCGGGCTGGCACAGGAGCAGCCGCTGCTGATGCGGACGCACATGGCGGGCATCCTCTCGAACGAGGGGTTCGTCCAGTGCCCGGAGCAGCGGCGGCTGGCGGAGCTGCTGCGCGAGACGGTGGCCCGGCACGGCGCGGGCGATCCGGACGTGGACCCCGAGCGGGACTATCCGCTGCTGCGGGCCCTGCTGATGGGAGCGGTGTTCGCCGTCCTGCTGCCGGGGGCGCCGATGGCGGCGGCGCGGTTGCGGGCGGAGCTGTTCCAGCGGTACGGGCTGGACTGGGAGATGGGGGTCCCGCCGGACGGCGGGCCGCCCGACGGAACGTTCCTCTAGATCCGGCGCCCAGGCCTTCCGGTGTTCCGGTGCTCAGTGGTAGTCGGGCTGCGACTGGACGTTCAGCCGGTCCGTCCAGACCCACTTGGCGCTCTCGGTGCGCCAGTCGTCCAGGCGCAGCACGTCGAGGCCCTTGGTGATGTCGTTCGAATAGATGTGCCCGTTGTAGTAGTACGCCGACCAGGACCCGCCGAGGGTCAGCGCGTCGGTGCTGAGCGGGCCGCGCTCGAAGTAGGCGATCTCCTTCGGCCGGGCCGAGTCGGTGAAGTCCCAGACGGAGACGCCGCCTTGGTACCAGGCCTGCACCATGATGTCGCGGCCGCCGCCGACGGGGACCAGTGAGCCGTTGTGGGCGACGCAGTTCTCGGTGTCGGCCTGGTGGCGGGGGATCTTGTAGTAGCCGCGGAAGACGAGCTTGCGCTGGTCCCCGCGCCCGGTGATGTCGTAGATGCCGTCGGCGCCGCGGTTCGGGCCGGTGGCCTCGTTGCAGGTGGCGCCGCCACCGCCGCCCAGCTCGTCGGTGAACACCACCTTGTCCGCGCGCTCGTTGAAGGTCGCCGAGTGCCAGAAGGAGAAGTTCACGTTGTCCTGCACCCGGTCGATCACGCGCGGCCGCTCGGGCTCGCTGATGTCGAAGAGGATGCCGTCACCCATGCAGGCGCCCGCCGCGAGGTCCTTCGAGGGCAGCACGGTGATGTCGTGGCAGCCGGTGGTCTTGGAGACCCCGGGATTGGTGGGCGCGCCCGGGTTGCCGCCGTCGGGGAAGAGCACCGGGAAGCCGACGACCGCCGACTGCCGGGGGTCCTTCTTCGGCACCTTGACCACGGAGATGCCGTCGTGCGGCGGCTGACAGTCCGGGAAGGCCTCGCTCGGCGAGTACGAGGACACGTAGAGGTAGATGTCCCCGCGCTTGCCCGGCACCAGGGTGTGGGTGTGCGAACCGCAGGCCGTTTCCACGGACTTGATGTATTTGGGGTTCTTCTTGTCGCGGATGTCGAAGATCTTGATGCCTTCCCACGACGACTTCTCGGTCGCCGGCTGCGAGACGCTGTTGCAGGAGTCGTCGCTGCGCGAGGAGTCGGTGGAGAGGAAGAGGAGGTCCCCGGAGACGGAGACGTCGTTCTGGCCGCCGGGGCAGAGCACCGTGGTGACGGTCTTGGGGGCGTTCGGGTCGCCGATGTCGTAAATGGTGAAGCCGTCGTAGTTGCCCGCGTAGGCGTACCGGCCCTGGAAGGCGATGTCGGTGTTGATCCTGGCGGGGTTGGCGCTCGGGATGTTGGCCAGGGGGGTGATGTTGCGGCTGTGCACGATCTCGTCACGGCCGGGGATCTCGGCGGAGACGGTTCCGGTGGCCGGGGCGCCCGCGGCGCTCCGGCCGGGGCTCAACGGGGTCAGGTCCCCCGGGTCGGGTGTGGCGGAGGCGGGTGCGGCGACGGCGAGGAGCGCCACGAGGAGTCCTGCCGACGCGGAGGCCGCGGCCGCGGTCAGGGTCCGGGGGCGCGCTCTGGTGCCGCGCGCCGGGGCGGATGGGGCCAGTGGGGCTGACGAGGTCAATGTGTCCTCCCTTGGGGGCGTTCCGGGCCCTCTCGGCGGGAACGGAACCAGTACCCCCGACTCCGGCAGTATGTTCTTTGCATGGCCATGACAACAGACCGCATCACGGCGGTGCGCCGGACGGCATGCGTGCTCCGCCGGTGCGCCGGGGCGGCACTGGCCGCCGTGTTCGTCCTCAGTCTCACCGGCTGCGAGGTCGGCGGGGACGACGACGGCTCCGCCGCCGGACCCGTGGTGATCGCCCCGGGACGGCCGGGCGAGCAGTCCCGCACCCTCTCCCCCGGCCAGGCGGCCCGGGAACGGCCCGACGACGGTCCGAACGCCGCCGACCGGAGCTACGTACGACGCATGACCGAGCACCACCGGCAGGCCCTGACCATGAGCGCGCTGGCCCCGCAGCGGGCTTCCGCGGAACCCGTCAAACGGCTCGCGGAGCGGATCGCCGCCGCGCAGCGGCCTGAGATCGCGGTGATGGAAAGCTGGCTGGCCAAGCACCCGGACCCCGCCGCGACGGCCGGGGCGACCGGTGGTCCGGCCGGCGGTCCGGCCGGCGGTCCGGCCGGCGGTCCGGCCGGCGGTCCGGCCCCCCACGACCACGGCGCGGCGCCCATGCCCGGGATGGCCACCGAGCAGCAGCTCAAGGAGCTGGCGGAGGCGACGGGGGCGGACTTCGACCGGCTCTTCCTGCGCCTGATGATCGCCCACCACGAAGGGGCCGTGACGATGGCGGGCGAGGCCCTCGCCGGTGGGAACAACGGGGCGGTGGAGGAAATGGCGAACGAGGTGGTGGCCCAGCAGAGCGCCGAGGTCCGCCGGATGCGCGCGATGGGCTGACGGCCCGGCACGGCGGTGCGATGCTGGATCCCTCTGCGGAAGGAGACCCTCCGTGCTTCGTGTCGCCGTGGTCGGTTCGGGCCCGAGCGGGGTCTACGCCGCGCAGACCCTGGTCCAGCAGCGCGAGGTGCCGGGCGTGCGGGTCGACGTGCTCGACCGGCTGCCGTGCCCCTACGGACTCGTGCGCTACGGCGTGGCCCCCGACCACGAGAAGATCAAATCGCTCCAGGGCAGCCTGCGGACCGTGCTGGAGGACGAGCGGATCCGCTTCCTCGGGAACGTCGAGGTGGGCGGGGAGCGGCTGACCACCGGGCGGCTGCTGGAGCTGTACCACGCGGTGGTGTACTGCGTGGGCGCCGCCCGGGACCGGATGCTGGAGATCCCGGGCGAGGAGCTGGCCGGGGTGCACTCCGCGACCGCCTTCGTCTCCTGGTACAGCGCGCATCCGGACGCCGCCTCGGCGGGCTTCGGGCTCGCGGGGGTGCGGTCGGCGGTGGTGATCGGGGCGGGGAACGTCGCGGTGGACGTGACCCGGATCCTGGCCCGGGGCGTCGATGAACTACGGCCCACGGACATGCCGGAACCGGCCCTCGGCGCACTGGCCGGCAGCGGGGTCCGCGAGGTGGCCATGGTGGCCCGGCGCGGCCCCTCGCAGGGCAAGTTCACCACCAAGGAGCTGCGCGAACTCGGCACCCTGCCCGGGGTGGACACCGCCGTGCACGCCGACGAACTGGCCCTGGACCCCGCGTACGCCGACCCGGGCGCCGCCGCCGCGCTGCCCGCCGTGAACCGGCGCAACGTCGAGGTGCTGCGGGACTGGACGGCGCACCGGCCGGAGGCCGGGGCCCGGCGGATCACCCTGCGGTTCTTCCTGCGGCCCGTGGAACTGCTCGGCGGGGCGGACGGGCAGGTGACGGGCGTGCGCTTCGAACGGACCGTCCCGGACGGGCGCGGCGGGGTGTCGGGAACGGGGACGTACGAGGACGTCGACGCCCAGCTGGTGCTGCGGTCGGTCGGCTACCAGGGCGTGCCGCTGCCCGGGCTGCCCTTCGACCCGGCGCGCGGTACGGTCCCGCACGCGGCGGGCCGGGTGCTGCGCGACGGCCGGGCCTCGGTCGGCGAATACGTGGCGGGCTGGATCAAGCGCGGCCCGACCGGGGTGATCGGCACCAACCGCCCCTGCGCGAAGGAGAGCGCGTCCTCACTGCTCCAGGACGCGGGCGCACTGGCCCGCCGCGAGCTGCCCGGGGACCCCCTGGACGCCCTGCGCGCGGCGGGCCTGAACCCGGTGCTGTGGCCGGGCTGGCTGGCGATCGAGGCGGCGGAGTCCGCCCTGGGGCGCACCCTGGGCCGCCGCTCGGTGAAGATCCCGGACTGGCCGGGCCTCCTCGCGGCGGCGGCCACGGCGGACTAGGGGGTGTCTGGTGGATCTCCGCGGCGTCGCGACGTCCGGCACGGAGATCCACCAGACACCCCCTAGGGGGCGCTCGGGCGCGCTAGGGCGGGCTCACGCCTTGCGGAACAGGCCGGCCCAGAGGAAGGGTTCGCCGAAGCGCGGGGACTCGGGCGGTTCGTCGTTCATCCGCCGCAGTTCGACCTCCGTGAGGTCGGCGAAGACCGCGCGGAGTGACTCCGCGGTGTAGGCGAGGCCGCCGTGGAGGCGGGCCTCGCGATAGAAGTCGGCGTCGGGGAGTTCGGAACCCATGCCCGCCTCACCGGCGGCGAAGCAGGTGAGCGAGAAATGGCCGCCGGGGGCCAACGACCGTTCCAGCAGGGCGAGGTAGCTGATCCGGCGGTGCGGCGGCAGGTGGTGGAAGCAGCCGGAGTCGAGGATCAGGTCGTAGGGGCCGCTCCAGGCGGCCGCCGCGACCGGGTCGAAGTTGTCGCCGTGGTGGAAGCGGACGTCCAGGCCGGCCTCCGCCGCGCGTTCCCCGGCCCAGGCGAGGGCCGCCGGGGAGAGGTCGACCGCGTCCACCTCGAAGCCGAGCGAGGCGAGGTGCAGGGCGTTGCGCCCCGGCCCGCAGCCGAGTTCGAGCGCGCGGCCGGGTGCGATCAGGCCGCGGTCGAGGGCCGAGGCGAGGTGCTCGTCCGGTTTCGCCACGAAGAACGGCACGGACTTGGTCCGGTCCGCGTAGAACCCGTCCCACCAGTCGCCCGCGTCCGCCGTCCAGCGGTCGGATTCGGGCGCGAACAGGCCGTCCATGAGCTGGAGTACGTCGTCGATGGTGCGGATGTGCCGGTCCATCCGGTCCCCCCTTTCCGTCAGTTGAAACGGTAGGCCGGATCATGATGAAAGGCCAGGTCAGGCGGTGTGCGGCGAGGCGGTTGACGCCCTTCCGGCGAGCTGTCCCGGGGGGACCGGACCCCCCACCCCGGCCCTCGGGTGGAAGATCATCCCAGGGGTCGCCAGTGGCCGTCGCGGGGCCTTTGCGAGCGCCGCCCGGGCGGGTTTCCGGATCGATTTCGCGCACCGGCCGATCGGCCGCTCCGGCCCCCCGCACCCACCTCCGCTACGTCGTCCGGGTGGAGGTCCAGCCCTGGCGGCGGAGGGCTTCGAAGCCGTTCAGGAGGAGGTCCAGGGCGAATGCGAACTCGAACTGGTCGTCGCAGCCTCCGCCGACCGTGGGGCCGCCGTCGTGTGCGGCCGTCGCGGCCAGTTCCGCGATGTGCGGATAGACGGCCGCCAGGGCGGGGTCCGGAGGGCCCGAGGAGGCCGAGGTGTCGAACAGTTCCTGGCTGAAGCCGAGCAGGCGGCTGCCCATCGCGTGCATGACGTGGTGCGTGAGGTCGGCGGAGAGACCGCCGCCCCGGAAGGTCCCGGCCATCGAGTCCAGGTACGCCAGCACGGCCGGGGTGGGGCCGGACCGCGACTCGATGACCCGGGCCGCCCAGGGGTGGCGCAGCAGGACCCGCCGGGCCGAAAGGATCCGGTCGCGGACCACGCGCTGCCAGTCGGGGTCCGCGCCCGGCGGGTCGACCTCGCCGACGACGGCGTCGACCATGCCGTCGAGCAACTCCTCCTTGTTCGCGACGTGCTTGTAGAGGGCCATCGGTACGACGTCCAGCTCCTGCGCGAGCCTGCGCATGCTGAGCGCCTCGATGCCGATGGCGTCGGCGAGCGCGACGGCGGCGCGCAGGACGCGGTCCCTGTTCAGGGGGATCCGTTGCGTGTGCGTGGCTTCCTGCCGGGTCATTCCGGTGCGGCCCCTTCCCTCTCGTTCGCTCTCGACAGCGTCCTCTCCTTGACGAGTGTACGCCGTACGCCTATGGTCACTGCCAGGTGTACGGCGTACACCTCCACCGAGCGAGGGGTAGCGAGAAGATGAGTCCGGACCGGAGAACCGCGGTGGCCACCGGGTCGCTGTTCCTGCTGACCGAGGTCGCCGCGATAGCCGGGGCGGTGCTGTACCGCCCCCTGCTGGGCGCGGCGGACGGCCGGCTCGCGCAGGGCGCCGACACACGGGCCCTGCTCGGGGTGCTGTGCGAGGTGGTGCTGGTGGTGGCGGTGGCCGGTACCGGGGCGGCGCTGTTCCCCGTCCTGCGGCGCCACAGCGAGGGGCTCGCGCTCGGGTACGCCTTCGGGCGGCTGCTGGAGGCGGCCGTCATCGCCCTCGGGATCGTCTCGGTCCTGGCGCTCGTCACCCTGCGGCGGGACGCGGGGGCGGCGGCCGGTGCGGGCGGCGCGGATGCCGCGCTGGTGGCCGTGCACGACTGGACGTTCCTGCTCGGACCCAACATCGCGCTCGGCCTGAACACGGTCCTGCTCGCCTACCTGGCGTACCGCGCACGGCTCGTGCCGCGCTTCATCGCCGTGCTCGGGCTGGTCGGCGGGCCGTTGATCTGCGCTTCGGCCGTCGCCGTGATGTTCGGGGCCTACGCGCAGCTCTCCGTGGCGGGGTCGGCCGCCGCGCTCCCGGTGTTCGCCTGGGAGCTGGGGCTGGCCGGGTGGCTGATCGTCAAGGGATTCCGGCCCGGCTCAGCCCTCGCGCCCCGGGCAGACGGCGAAGTGACTGATCCGGCAGGTGTCCGTCGGTGAGGCCGCCCCGAGGTTGACGGCGGAGCCGTCCGGGGCGACGCGCCAGCGCTGCCCGGCCGGGACCGTGTGGGTGGGGCGGGTGCCGGGCTCGATGAGGATCCACTTGCCCCGGACCGTGCGGTGCCAGTACGCGGCCTGCCCGCAGTCCCGGCAGGTCGCGGGCCGGGCCGCACCGGCCCCGGCACCGGGCGCGCCCCCCGCCTCCGGCCGCCGCTGTCGTCCGATGGTCGTCACCAGGGTGTCCGCCAGGACCTTCGCGAGGAGGAACGGCCCACCATCCCGGCTGCCGTCCTGCTCCTGGGTGTTTGCGCTCAATTTTCCCCCCTTATGGCCCTGTTGGTAGCCGATCAGGGGGTAGCCGGTCCACCGCTTCCGGCGGATCCGACCCGAACGAGTGGCGATGAGGCACCGCGGCCCGGCTCCCCGCGCACGGGGGACCGGGCCGCGCGATCAGCTGCCCGCGCGTCCGGCCTCGGCGGAGGCGGCCGTCAGGATGCCGTCCAGGAGGCCCGGAAAAAGGGCGTCCAGGTCATCGCGGCGCAGGTCGTTGAGCTTGGTGGTGCCGCGGTAGGTCTGACGCACGACACCGCTCTCGCGCAGCACCCGGAAGTGGTGCGTGGTCGTCGACTTGGTCACCGGCAACTCGAAGTACGAGCAGGCCAGCTCCCCGCTGCCCTGCGCCAGTTCGCGGACGATGGACAGCCGCACCGGATCCGAGAGGGCGTGCAGCACGCTTTCCAGCCGGATCTCGGCGGGAGTGGGGTGGTCGAGGGAACGGGCGGTGGCACTGGGCTCCGTCATGTGTACTCCTCCACTCGCTGGACACCACGAAGGTACGAGAACCATCGTAGTACATCCGCCCTCGCGCGGAGCGATGAACGATCAGGACCGGTGCCGATCACAACCGGCGCCGATCAGGACCGGTGGTACTGGTTCGGACGGCGGATCTCGGCCCCCAGCTCCCCGGCCGCGCGACGGGCCCAGTGCGGGTCGCGCAGGAGTTCGCGTCCCAGCAGCACCGCGTCCGCCTCGCCGTTGGCCACGATCTTCGCGGCCTGCGTCGGCTCGGTGATCAGACCCACGGCGGCCGCCGGGAATCCGGCCTCCGCCTTGACCCGGGCGGCGAACGGCACCTGGTATCCCGGGCCGACGGGTATCCGGGCGTGCGGGGCGAGCCCACCGGTGGAGACGTCGAGCAGGTCCACCCCGTGCTCCCGGAGCACGGAGGCCAGCCGGACCGTCTCGTCGGCGGTCCACCCGTCCTCTTCGAGCCAGTCGGTGGCGGATATTCGGAAGAACAGCGGGAGTTCCTCGGGCCATTCGGCCCGCACCGCGTCCACCACCTCGACGGCGAAGCGGATCCGGTTCTCGAAGGAGCCGCCGTAGGCGTCGGTGCGCCGGTTGCTGTGCGGGGAGAGGAACTCACCGATCAGATAGCCGTGGGCGCCATGGATCTCCACGACCTGGTAACCGGCGGACAGCGTGCGCCGGGCGGCGGCCGCGAACTGCCCGACGACCTCCCGGATCTCCTCCACCGTCAGCTCGTGGGGCACGGGGTGGTTCTCCGCGAAGGCCACCGGGCTCGGGGCGCTCGGCTGCCAGCCGTGCCCCTCCGGACCGACCGGGGCGCCACCCTTCCAGGGGGCGTCGGTCGACGCCTTGCGCCCCGCGTGAGCTATCTGGACGCCCGGAACGGTGCCCTGCGCCTTGAGGAAGGACGTGATCCGGCGCAGCGCCTCGACCTGGGTGTCGTTCCAGATGCCGAGGTCGTAGGGCGAGATCCGGCCCTCCGGGGAGACGGCGGTGGCCTCCTGGAGGATCAGACCGGTGCCGCCGACCGCACGGGCCGCGTAGTGCGCGAAGTGCCAGTCATGGGCCACACCCGCCTCCGGACCCGCGGGCTCGGCGCTGTACTGGCACATCGGAGCCATCCACACACGGTTCGGCGCGGTCACCGAGCGGAGGGTGTAGGGCTCGAACAGGCTGGTACTCATCTGGATTCTCCACGGGATGCGGCCGACGGGAGCCGCGCCCGGCGACCGAGGGAGCCGGGCACGACAACTAAGTACGAGGTACACCGTACTACGGAATCCCTCGTACTACGAGACCTCTCGTACAAGTTCTTCGAGTTCGGTCCGCAACGCCCCCGCCAGCGCGTCCAGGTCCGGTACGGCGGCCCCGTCGGCGACCAGCCCGTAGTGGACCGTGCCCCGGTAGCTGGAGACCGCGACGGCCAGCGCGTGCCCCTGGGCCAGCGGTGCCAGGGGGTAGATCTCACGGACCGCGCTGCCGCCGAGCGAGAAGGTGAGTCCGGGCAGCGGCACGCTGGTGACCAGGATGTCGAAGAGCAGCCGCGCCGCCTGGGCCAGCAGCGGCCCGCCGAGCCGGTGACCGAGCGGGTGCACGTGGTCGGCGAGCAGGGCGACGGCCCCCGCGCCCCGGGCCGGTCCGGCCTCCTTGTTCCGGTCCATCGCGAGCCGTACGGCGCCCAGGCGGCGCAGCGGCTCGCTCTCGGCGACCGGGAGCCGCAGCAGATAGCCGGAGAGCCGGTTCCCCGCGCCGGAGCCGGTGGAAGCGCCGGAGCCGCCCGGGGCGCGGCGGCGCGCGACGGGGATCAGGGCGCGCGGCCCGGACGCGTCGCCCACCGGTTCCCCGCGCCCGGCCAGCCAGCGCCGCAGGGCGCCCGCGACCAGGGCGATCAGCACGTCGTTGACGGTGCCCCCGGCGACCTTGCGGACCCGGTTCACGTCATCGAGGTCGAGCGCGACCCCGGCCAGCGCCCGGGTCCCGGCCGCCGCGCCGCCTTCGGCGCTCAGCCCGTCGGGCACGCCGAAGGGCAGCCCCGACCGGGCCACGGCGGCGCCGATCTCCAGGGCCTGGCCCACGTCCTGGGCCCGCGCCGCCAGCGTTCCGGGCAGCCGCCGCAGGGCCGAGCCGGGTGCGGGCGCGGGCACTGGGCCGCCGGCGCCCCGCCGCGGCGCCCGGTCCGCCGGGCGCGCGGAGCCCCGTACCGGCAGTCCCTCGTCGAACAGCCCGGCGGCCAGCGCGAGCACGCCGAGCCCGTCGGACAGGGCGTGGTGGAACTTGAACAGCACCGCGAAGGTGTCCGGGTCCGGCCCGGCCAGCACATGGGCCTCCCACGGCGGCAGCCCCCGCTCCAGCGGCCTGGCCATGAGCGGTCCGGCGGCGGCGTGCGGATCGGCGTCCGCGTGCGGTACGAGGAACACGTGCCGGGCCGGGTCGAAGTCCTGGGCGGGCGACCAGGCGGCCGCGCCCACCGGCAGCAGGACGTCGTGGATCCGGCGGCGCAGCCGGGGCACGTCGGCGCAGCGCTCGGCGATCAGCTCCGCGGCCCGCGCGGCCGCGTCCGGACCGGCGGCCTCGAACACGCCGAGGGCGCCGAGGTGCATGGGATGGGAGGCGGATTCGATCCGCCAGAAGGCGAGGTCGAGCGGAGGGAGGTGCTCGGTGGCCACGGATCGCCTCTCACAGGGCAGCAGAAGGCAGAAGTGAACCCTTTCCGGCCCCGTACGATCAAGTAACCAGCTGGCTCGATCCGCTCGTCGGTCACTATCGATCAGCAGGTCAGCATGCCCGCGCGCCCCGAAGTGCCTGCCGGGCCGCTGTCAGTGGCCGGGTGCAGACTGACCGGAAAGGGATCGTCCGAGGGACGACGACGTCCGGGAGGTGT
This is a stretch of genomic DNA from Streptomyces sp. NBC_00536. It encodes these proteins:
- a CDS encoding NADH:flavin oxidoreductase/NADH oxidase, translated to MSTSLFEPYTLRSVTAPNRVWMAPMCQYSAEPAGPEAGVAHDWHFAHYAARAVGGTGLILQEATAVSPEGRISPYDLGIWNDTQVEALRRITSFLKAQGTVPGVQIAHAGRKASTDAPWKGGAPVGPEGHGWQPSAPSPVAFAENHPVPHELTVEEIREVVGQFAAAARRTLSAGYQVVEIHGAHGYLIGEFLSPHSNRRTDAYGGSFENRIRFAVEVVDAVRAEWPEELPLFFRISATDWLEEDGWTADETVRLASVLREHGVDLLDVSTGGLAPHARIPVGPGYQVPFAARVKAEAGFPAAAVGLITEPTQAAKIVANGEADAVLLGRELLRDPHWARRAAGELGAEIRRPNQYHRS
- a CDS encoding wax ester/triacylglycerol synthase family O-acyltransferase; this encodes MATEHLPPLDLAFWRIESASHPMHLGALGVFEAAGPDAAARAAELIAERCADVPRLRRRIHDVLLPVGAAAWSPAQDFDPARHVFLVPHADADPHAAAGPLMARPLERGLPPWEAHVLAGPDPDTFAVLFKFHHALSDGLGVLALAAGLFDEGLPVRGSARPADRAPRRGAGGPVPAPAPGSALRRLPGTLAARAQDVGQALEIGAAVARSGLPFGVPDGLSAEGGAAAGTRALAGVALDLDDVNRVRKVAGGTVNDVLIALVAGALRRWLAGRGEPVGDASGPRALIPVARRRAPGGSGASTGSGAGNRLSGYLLRLPVAESEPLRRLGAVRLAMDRNKEAGPARGAGAVALLADHVHPLGHRLGGPLLAQAARLLFDILVTSVPLPGLTFSLGGSAVREIYPLAPLAQGHALAVAVSSYRGTVHYGLVADGAAVPDLDALAGALRTELEELVREVS